From one Candidatus Neomarinimicrobiota bacterium genomic stretch:
- a CDS encoding nucleoside deaminase, with product MKQALVQAEKAYKAEEIPVGAIVVYEEKIIGRGYNQRERLNDPTAHAEIIAITAAANTLGDWRLNKCSLYVTKEPCPMCAGAIVNARLEMVIFGCYDEEAGCCGSLYQLCGDPRFKTKVAVKGGVLEKQSLSIIQDFFKVRRIM from the coding sequence ATGAAGCAGGCTCTTGTCCAAGCAGAAAAGGCCTATAAGGCTGAAGAAATCCCTGTTGGTGCTATTGTGGTTTATGAAGAAAAAATTATAGGTCGGGGATACAATCAAAGAGAACGATTGAATGACCCCACAGCACATGCTGAAATTATTGCTATAACGGCGGCGGCAAATACACTTGGGGATTGGCGTCTTAACAAATGTTCTCTTTATGTAACAAAAGAACCATGTCCTATGTGCGCAGGTGCCATAGTAAATGCAAGACTAGAGATGGTCATATTTGGATGTTATGACGAAGAGGCTGGATGTTGTGGCTCCTTATATCAATTATGTGGCGATCCCCGTTTTAAAACTAAAGTGGCTGTTAAAGGTGGCGTTTTGGAAAAACAATCACTTTCTATAATTCAGGACTTTTTCAAAGTCCGTAGAATTATGTAA